A window of the Bufo gargarizans isolate SCDJY-AF-19 chromosome 1, ASM1485885v1, whole genome shotgun sequence genome harbors these coding sequences:
- the LOC122929835 gene encoding piggyBac transposable element-derived protein 4-like, whose protein sequence is MQHARVRRFTGSQILDYILDENEAEDTEPHSDMDEQVSEAEDKVDYQPEYIDTSDESDEEATSAEPAAVPAETFKSKSGKICWSSEPPDLHGKAAAADVIKMTPGITRLAVTRVSDIKTCFELFMPLSLTKVIIAMTNLEGKKVHGNMWNDINEECLDAYIGVLLLAGVYRSYNEATDSLWDKSRGRYIFPATMSLHTFRMISRVFRFDNRDTRAKSDKLAPIRDVWEKWVQLLPLMFNPGPQVTVDERLIPFRGNCPFRQYMPSKPGKYGIKIWAACDAKTSYAGNLQIYTGKPESGIPEKKQGQRVVLDLTTGLRGHNITCDNFFTSYDLGQELLRRKLTMVGTIKKNKPERNTEILQVKDRTGKKKKYVILMSTFHKDAAVSSRSDKKPTIILDYNKNKGGVDNLDKLTATYTCQRMTRRWLMAVFYNILDVSAYNALVLWTHIHPGWNTKKNNKRRIFLEELGSSLVKAHIEQRKRVSRDPIAAAVIRQMQSSSSTPSTPSTTQRESVPASSSSSSLASTSTSTATATTPVMPSDSKRKRCQVCPSNKDRKTHTLCFHCKKYICKEHAKSVSF, encoded by the coding sequence ATGCAGCATGCAAGAGTGAGAAGATTTACAGGAAGCCAAATACTGGATTATATCTTGGATGAAAATGAGGCAGAGGACACAGAGCCACATAGCGATATGGATGAGCAGGTTTCTGAGGCAGAAGATAAAGTAGACTATCAACCAGAATACATAGACACATCTGATGAGTCTGATGAGGAGGCCACCAGTGCTGAACCTGCTGCTGTTCCTGCTGAAACATTCAAATCCAAAAGTGGTAAGATCTGTTGGAGTTCAGAACCTCCTGACTTACATGGCAAGGCAGCTGCTGCAGATGTAATCAAAATGACCCCTGGGATCACAAGGCTTGCTGTGACGAGAGTAAGTGACATCAAAACATGTTTTGAACTGTTCATGCCATTGTCACTTACAAAAGTGATCATTGCAATGACAAACCTTGAAGGAAAAAAAGTCCATGGCAACATGTGGAATGACATAAATGAGGAATGCCTAGATGCTTATATTGGAGTTCTTCTTCTTGCTGGAGTGTACAGATCCTATAATGAGGCCACTGATAGTCTCTGGGACAAGTCAAGAGGCAGATATATCTTCCCAGCAACAATGTCACTTCACACCTTTCGAATGATATCAAGAGTTTTCAGATTTGACAACAGAGATACTAGAGCAAAATCTGACAAGCTTGCTCCCATAAGGGATGTCTGGGAGAAATGGGTTCAGCTCCTTCCACTAATGTTTAACCCTGGGCCTCAGGTAACAGTAGATGAACGTTTGATCCCTTTCCGTGGAAATTGCCCCTTCCGGCAGTATATGCCCAGTAAGCCAGGCAAATACGGCATAAAAATCTGGGCAGCCTGTGATGCAAAAACAAGCTATGCAGGGAACCTACAGATTTACACTGGCAAACCCGAAAGTGGCATCCCTGAGAAAAAACAAGGACAACGTGTAGTCCTTGATTTGACTACTGGACTGCGGGGTCACAATATcacgtgtgacaatttttttaccAGCTATGACCTTGGACAAGAACTTCTCAGGAGGAaactcaccatggtaggcacaataaaaaaaaataaacctgagCGCAACACTGAAATTTTGCAGGTGAAGGacaggacaggaaaaaaaaagaaatatgtgATACTTATGTCCACTTTTCACAAAGATGCAGCTGTGTCATCAAGAAGTGACAAAAAACCCACAATTATCCTGGATTACAATAAAAACAAAGGAGGAGTGGACAACCTGGACAAGCTGACTGCTACCTATACTTGTCAGCGAATGACCAGGAGATGGCTGATGGCTGTGTTTTATAACATCCTAGATGTGTCTGCATACAATGCATTAGTGTTATGGACCCACATCCACCCAGgttggaacacaaaaaaaaataacaagcgGAGAATATTTCTCGAGGAGCTAGGAAGTTCCCTTGTCAAGGCACACATTGAGCAAAGGAAACGGGTGTCTCGAGATCCAATCGCTGCAGCCGTGATCAGACAGATGCAGAGTTCATCAAGCACTCCATCCACACCATCAACAACACAAAGAGAATCAGTGCCagcatcctcatcatcatctagcctTGCCTCAACATCAACCAGCACAGCCACAGCCACAACTCCAGTGATGCCATCTGATTCTAAAAGAAAGAGGTGTCAGGTCTGCCCCAGCAATAAGGACAGAAAGACACACACATTATGCTTCCACTGTAAAAAATATATCTGCAAAGAACATGCTAAAAGTGTCAGCTTTTGA